Proteins from a single region of Mucilaginibacter daejeonensis:
- a CDS encoding DNA-3-methyladenine glycosylase family protein, producing MLTFHEEELHSLCDSLAAQDIYFAQVLERYGYPPFWHRANTFETLVHIILEQQVSLASALSALNKLRERIQEITPSRLLLLTDEELKACYFSRQKAAYCRYLAEAILSGTIYLDHLTTLPDHEVRTHLTALKGIGNWTVDIYLLMVLHRTDVFPIGDLAIINAMKRLLPVPPAVTREQLLLIADQWRPYRSIAAMLLWHYYLSEAATKRKTT from the coding sequence ATGCTTACCTTCCATGAAGAAGAGTTGCACAGCCTGTGCGATAGTTTAGCTGCTCAAGATATTTATTTTGCCCAGGTGCTCGAACGATATGGTTATCCACCCTTTTGGCATCGGGCCAATACTTTTGAAACGTTAGTACATATCATCCTGGAGCAGCAGGTATCACTGGCGTCCGCACTCTCCGCCTTGAACAAATTGCGTGAACGGATACAGGAGATCACCCCTTCGCGCCTGCTGCTTCTTACCGATGAAGAGCTAAAGGCCTGTTACTTTAGCCGGCAAAAAGCTGCCTACTGCCGCTATCTGGCCGAAGCCATATTGAGCGGCACGATATACCTGGATCATTTAACCACCTTGCCTGATCACGAAGTGCGCACTCATTTGACCGCTTTAAAAGGCATTGGCAATTGGACGGTAGACATTTATTTGTTGATGGTGCTGCACCGCACCGATGTTTTCCCCATAGGCGATCTGGCGATCATTAACGCCATGAAAAGGTTGTTACCCGTACCGCCAGCCGTCACCCGCGAGCAGTTGTTGCTGATCGCTGATCAATGGCGGCCATACCGTAGCATTGCGGCCATGCTGCTATGGCACTATTACCTGAGCGAGGCCGCAACCAAAAGAAAAACTACGTAG
- a CDS encoding DUF3267 domain-containing protein, with protein MFIPGILITLLTFPGVIVHELAHQLFCRWFKVPVFEVVYMRVGNPAGYVLHEKVNNKWQNMMISVGPFILNSLLGALIALPAALPVFKLNNANPLDYVLIYLGVSIAMHAFPSTGDATNIWEDVKEADTPLLVKLVGYPVVGLIYLGSLGSFFWLDLAYGIAIAIGLPNLIIALLA; from the coding sequence ATGTTCATTCCTGGTATTTTGATCACGCTGCTTACCTTCCCGGGTGTGATCGTTCACGAACTTGCTCACCAATTATTTTGCCGTTGGTTCAAGGTGCCTGTATTTGAGGTAGTGTACATGCGTGTTGGCAACCCCGCAGGTTATGTGTTGCATGAAAAGGTCAACAACAAATGGCAAAACATGATGATCAGCGTTGGACCATTCATTTTGAATAGCCTGTTGGGAGCGCTCATCGCATTGCCGGCGGCTCTGCCAGTGTTTAAATTGAATAACGCCAATCCGCTCGACTATGTACTGATCTATTTAGGCGTATCCATAGCTATGCATGCTTTCCCCAGCACAGGAGATGCGACAAATATATGGGAAGACGTAAAAGAGGCCGACACACCATTATTGGTCAAACTGGTGGGTTACCCAGTGGTGGGGCTCATTTATTTAGGTTCATTAGGCAGTTTCTTTTGGCTTGACCTGGCTTACGGTATCGCTATAGCTATCGGCCTTCCTAATTTGATCATTGCTTTACTGGCCTGA
- a CDS encoding DNA polymerase III subunit, translating into MQFKEIVGQQAIKQRLLNTVHENRVSHAQLFLGPEGSGSLALAVAYAQYLSCEDRSADDSCGACSSCRKYEKLVHPDLHFSYPFFASDKNDTALSFIEQWREALLNNPYLSLDVWRGYLEAENKQANINIAECHQIIKKLSLKPFESVYKILILWLPEYLDKEGNTLLKIIEEPQPNTVFLLVAQNQDQILNTILSRTQLVKVPGLSFDDIRRYLVEEKGVPAQTAEETAYLSNGNLTEAMAMLQQDSNNFHNQFVDWLRKCYSNKGLELMKLVDVMAKAGREPQKNFIRYGISYIRECCLILSDAADLVHLPAAEKETAKKMAAVMDLDMALHISQVLEKAHYAVERNANPKILFLDVSLQIVKILHFKILPKGINI; encoded by the coding sequence ATGCAGTTTAAGGAAATAGTTGGACAGCAAGCGATAAAGCAACGTTTATTGAACACGGTGCACGAGAACCGTGTGAGCCATGCCCAGCTATTTTTAGGTCCCGAAGGTTCAGGTAGTTTAGCATTGGCGGTAGCCTATGCGCAATACCTGTCGTGCGAGGACCGCAGTGCCGATGATTCGTGCGGGGCATGTTCGTCATGCCGCAAGTATGAAAAACTGGTGCACCCCGATCTGCATTTCTCGTACCCGTTCTTCGCATCAGATAAAAATGATACGGCGTTGAGCTTTATAGAGCAGTGGCGCGAGGCCCTGCTGAACAACCCTTACCTGAGCCTTGACGTGTGGCGCGGCTATTTGGAGGCCGAGAACAAACAGGCTAACATCAATATTGCCGAGTGCCACCAGATCATCAAGAAGCTGAGCTTAAAGCCGTTCGAATCGGTATACAAGATCCTGATCCTTTGGCTGCCGGAGTACTTGGACAAGGAAGGCAACACGCTGCTCAAGATCATTGAGGAGCCACAGCCTAACACCGTGTTCCTGCTGGTGGCGCAGAACCAGGACCAGATCCTGAACACTATACTGTCGCGTACGCAACTGGTCAAGGTACCGGGTCTGAGCTTTGATGATATACGCCGTTACCTGGTTGAAGAAAAAGGCGTGCCTGCACAGACCGCCGAAGAGACCGCTTATTTAAGTAACGGCAACCTGACCGAGGCCATGGCCATGCTGCAGCAGGATAGTAATAACTTCCACAATCAATTTGTGGACTGGCTGCGTAAGTGCTACAGTAATAAAGGGCTTGAACTAATGAAACTGGTGGACGTGATGGCCAAGGCTGGGCGCGAACCACAAAAGAACTTTATCCGTTACGGCATCAGCTATATACGCGAGTGCTGCCTGATCCTGAGCGATGCGGCAGACCTGGTGCATTTGCCTGCTGCCGAAAAGGAGACCGCAAAGAAAATGGCCGCTGTGATGGACCTCGATATGGCCCTGCACATCAGCCAGGTGCTCGAAAAAGCACACTACGCGGTGGAGCGAAATGCAAATCCTAAAATTTTATTTTTAGATGTATCTTTGCAGATCGTTAAGATATTACATTTTAAAATTCTCCCGAAAGGGATCAATATATAA
- a CDS encoding DUF1835 domain-containing protein, translating to MTQLHILNGDAMLNAFDQTGLDGEVMVWREVLSEGPLAPTIDASFWETRQQWITGTFEDAPGSYQDMVLIELEKLSQPYDEITLWFDNDLHCQVNLLGVLQLLKDQVDLSAPGIYLVSPGAEQDSAGFKGMAQLNGDELEDLYDARLHLTEYDLTLSTEAWQKYTPNDSDALQQWISTNPFWGSLHKLKPALEAQVQRSRVGDDGLNNVERILIRLNKSGIDQRAELYEAFWNEQPVYGMGDAELDLYLDRLASRGLIQLQA from the coding sequence ATGACCCAGTTACACATCCTTAACGGTGATGCTATGCTAAACGCCTTTGATCAGACCGGCCTCGATGGTGAGGTGATGGTTTGGCGGGAAGTATTATCTGAAGGGCCGCTCGCACCCACCATCGATGCCTCCTTTTGGGAAACCAGGCAACAGTGGATCACCGGCACTTTTGAAGATGCGCCGGGCAGTTATCAAGACATGGTGTTAATTGAACTGGAGAAACTTAGTCAGCCTTATGATGAGATCACGCTCTGGTTCGACAATGACCTGCATTGCCAGGTGAATCTGTTAGGCGTATTACAGCTGCTCAAAGATCAGGTAGACCTATCGGCTCCCGGCATTTACCTGGTGTCGCCCGGCGCTGAGCAGGATAGCGCTGGTTTCAAAGGCATGGCGCAGCTTAATGGCGATGAGCTGGAAGATCTGTATGATGCTCGCCTGCATTTGACAGAGTATGATCTAACCCTATCTACCGAAGCCTGGCAAAAATACACCCCTAACGATTCAGATGCCTTACAGCAATGGATCAGTACGAATCCATTTTGGGGAAGCCTGCACAAGCTTAAGCCAGCACTGGAAGCACAGGTACAGCGTTCACGCGTTGGCGACGACGGGTTAAACAATGTCGAGCGCATCCTGATCCGCCTTAACAAAAGCGGTATCGATCAACGCGCTGAACTTTACGAAGCCTTTTGGAACGAACAGCCCGTTTACGGTATGGGTGATGCCGAGCTGGATCTTTACCTTGACCGGTTGGCGAGCAGGGGCCTTATTCAGCTACAGGCATAA
- a CDS encoding DUF4932 domain-containing protein yields the protein MINTKTLTTAKLVLCTILLLTFVGCQNADIRPSYSTRYIQENKGKLTASVPEVYELGYTVLALTSTGQKDASVINTSSPYYQDLKAQFEKYKDHRAVKELDQKLTRFPGLVDDYLKGLFAYRMNDGRVVQRENYRIYLNKIEFSRYQLLLQDFYRATDFQKFYNEHRGTYDELIRNSNELVNLEKAKAMIGDADGYLIVLSPLAKGHAGKLMLRTEAYKECVVFPTVMADQFTFGKGEKDLISIR from the coding sequence ATGATCAACACTAAAACACTCACCACTGCTAAACTTGTGCTGTGTACGATACTGCTGCTTACCTTTGTCGGCTGCCAGAACGCCGACATCAGGCCAAGTTATTCCACGAGATACATCCAGGAAAATAAAGGCAAACTCACGGCAAGTGTACCCGAGGTTTATGAGCTGGGCTATACCGTACTCGCGCTAACCTCCACCGGGCAGAAAGATGCATCGGTGATCAACACGTCGTCACCTTATTACCAAGACCTGAAGGCTCAGTTTGAAAAGTACAAAGATCACCGCGCAGTAAAAGAACTGGACCAGAAACTGACCAGGTTCCCCGGCTTAGTGGATGATTACCTAAAAGGTCTATTCGCTTACCGGATGAATGATGGCCGCGTGGTACAACGCGAGAACTACCGCATATACCTGAACAAGATCGAGTTTAGCCGTTACCAGTTGCTGTTACAGGATTTTTATCGCGCTACTGATTTCCAAAAATTCTATAACGAACACCGCGGCACGTATGATGAGCTGATCAGGAACTCGAACGAACTGGTGAACCTGGAAAAAGCTAAAGCCATGATCGGTGATGCGGACGGTTACCTGATCGTGTTATCGCCGCTGGCCAAAGGCCATGCCGGTAAGCTCATGCTCCGCACCGAGGCTTATAAAGAATGTGTGGTATTCCCTACCGTAATGGCCGATCAGTTCACATTCGGCAAAGGTGAGAAGGACTTGATCAGTATAAGGTAA
- a CDS encoding tetratricopeptide repeat protein, with protein sequence MSILGYFFMQEATDLIPETPPQEPTCATCGSPEILDGYPARLCAPCRQAYIKFPIPNWVKLFGGAILLLVVVSFTLSWKNFNAGISISRAEKFEEQHDHMSAQKELKKALDISPNSVTALGHLAIASFHNGDLGTFGITLSKLTGKEIEDKEMLTTLNGLNDKSVNYYPSEAFQKLGERYPNTIPDSALLNYINTHPGDVFARFTFASLLMDRDDDLGADKQLGAVLAAEPGHMFALYLRTITKRELNQLDSSIYYANQALHDNRQFTVALSSKARTLLKQRHYKDGLALAQHVDDLDSELHYNKATLALAYHLNNNFKERDVLLKSAQKDSTLGMAMSYVNDVISGKKNF encoded by the coding sequence ATGAGTATTTTAGGTTACTTTTTTATGCAAGAAGCGACCGACCTTATCCCTGAAACCCCACCGCAGGAACCCACTTGTGCAACATGCGGCAGTCCTGAGATCCTGGATGGATATCCAGCAAGACTTTGTGCACCGTGCCGACAGGCCTACATCAAATTTCCCATCCCTAACTGGGTAAAATTATTTGGCGGTGCTATCCTCTTATTGGTCGTTGTTTCATTCACACTATCCTGGAAGAACTTCAATGCTGGTATATCCATTTCACGCGCTGAGAAATTTGAAGAGCAGCACGACCATATGTCGGCGCAAAAGGAGTTGAAAAAGGCTCTGGACATTTCGCCTAATAGCGTAACAGCACTGGGGCATTTAGCTATCGCCTCGTTCCACAACGGCGACCTTGGTACATTTGGCATTACCCTAAGCAAGTTGACCGGTAAGGAGATCGAGGACAAAGAAATGCTCACGACCTTGAATGGGCTGAATGACAAGTCGGTGAATTATTACCCCTCGGAGGCGTTCCAAAAATTGGGTGAGCGCTATCCTAACACCATTCCTGATAGTGCACTGCTCAATTACATCAATACCCACCCTGGTGATGTTTTTGCCCGTTTTACCTTTGCCTCTCTGCTCATGGACAGAGACGATGACCTGGGAGCCGATAAGCAATTGGGAGCAGTATTGGCTGCAGAACCCGGGCATATGTTCGCACTTTATTTACGTACCATAACCAAACGTGAGCTTAACCAATTAGACTCGTCTATATATTATGCTAACCAGGCACTGCATGATAACCGTCAGTTCACCGTAGCACTTTCATCAAAAGCACGCACATTGCTTAAACAACGTCATTACAAAGATGGCCTGGCCTTGGCGCAGCATGTAGACGACCTGGATAGCGAACTGCATTACAATAAAGCAACGCTGGCACTGGCCTATCACCTCAATAATAATTTTAAGGAGCGTGATGTGTTGCTAAAGAGCGCTCAAAAGGATTCGACGCTTGGCATGGCGATGAGTTATGTGAACGATGTAATAAGCGGTAAAAAGAATTTCTAA
- a CDS encoding gliding motility lipoprotein GldH, whose protein sequence is MNYAEQASGSNSGSNNLPCASKPIKGNASRRTFGMTSGRSDLFKCIAFLLVLVTLCISSCSDPDRVIDDNKPIANQNWGYGNKIRFDVQIDDPSVAYNLYINMRVTANYRYSNMFVLITQSGGSMKKADLARYELKLASPTGEWLGQGSGSMYSYQIPFHKNYRFPAKGRYRFEIEQNMRDNPLRAVSNVGLRVEKSR, encoded by the coding sequence ATGAACTACGCTGAGCAGGCAAGTGGATCCAATAGTGGGTCTAACAACTTGCCATGCGCGTCAAAGCCAATTAAAGGTAATGCTTCACGCAGGACATTCGGCATGACAAGCGGGCGTAGTGACCTGTTCAAATGTATTGCGTTCTTACTGGTATTGGTGACGCTTTGCATCAGCTCATGCTCGGATCCTGACCGGGTGATCGATGATAACAAGCCCATTGCCAACCAGAACTGGGGCTACGGTAATAAGATCCGTTTTGACGTGCAGATCGATGACCCTTCGGTGGCTTACAACCTGTACATCAACATGCGGGTAACGGCCAATTACCGTTATTCCAACATGTTCGTGCTGATCACGCAAAGCGGTGGCAGCATGAAAAAGGCCGACCTGGCCCGTTACGAACTCAAACTGGCCAGCCCTACCGGCGAGTGGCTGGGCCAGGGGTCGGGTAGTATGTATAGCTACCAGATACCTTTCCACAAAAATTACCGTTTCCCGGCAAAAGGCCGCTACCGTTTCGAGATCGAGCAGAACATGCGCGATAACCCTCTGCGTGCGGTAAGCAATGTTGGCTTACGGGTCGAGAAGAGCAGATAA
- a CDS encoding response regulator gives MEKKILAVDNDKAMLEVLNRALSKEGYEVQMLTHAEQLFSEVAKFQPDLILLDVMPSGLDGTIICSALKTFPETQHIPVIFISGNYSAASQLLTDKQGVPDDFVLKPFTIGSLIDKIGYQLAA, from the coding sequence ATGGAAAAGAAGATTTTGGCTGTAGACAACGATAAAGCGATGTTAGAGGTGCTGAACCGTGCGCTGAGCAAGGAGGGTTATGAGGTGCAAATGCTCACTCATGCCGAGCAATTGTTCAGTGAAGTGGCCAAATTTCAACCCGACCTGATCCTGTTAGATGTGATGCCTTCAGGCCTCGATGGTACCATTATATGTTCTGCCCTCAAGACCTTCCCCGAGACCCAGCACATACCGGTGATATTTATCTCAGGCAACTACAGCGCAGCATCCCAGCTACTGACCGATAAGCAGGGAGTACCTGATGATTTCGTTCTTAAGCCATTCACCATCGGCTCACTGATCGATAAGATCGGGTATCAGTTGGCTGCCTAA
- the rmuC gene encoding DNA recombination protein RmuC: MEVVLGVAAVVFLILAVIFLVLWQKKGMGVSQSEYDHLKAENQQMHIQEGVLHERIKSAQAEKESLSTLLRQENDKLAQQLAHERAELASASQALESTRSYYQAEKDKLREQKAEIEQLRQHFQREFENVSARLLKERSLEFMEASKGQLDHILNPLKENIKAFEEKVEKVYNAEAAERNVLKGEINRLMELNRLMSVETQNLTRALKGDNKKQGNWGEFILEKVLERSGLIKDREYRLQAAHEAQDGTRFMPDAIIDLPDGKHLIIDSKVSLIAYERLVNADTEDERKLFAKEHVMSLRNHVMGLSSKNYHDLQKLNSPDFVLLFVPIESSFSFAVQLDADLFNDAWDKRVVIVSPSTLLATLRTIASMWKQERQNRNVMEIARLSGDMYDKFVGFLTDMDSIGRNLKQSQDAYEKALNKLSEGRGNLTATAERIKGLGAKANKQIPPSALKDDLE, encoded by the coding sequence ATGGAAGTAGTGTTAGGCGTTGCGGCAGTTGTGTTTTTGATATTGGCGGTCATCTTCTTGGTGCTTTGGCAAAAGAAGGGAATGGGCGTATCACAAAGCGAATATGACCATCTCAAGGCCGAGAACCAGCAGATGCACATTCAGGAAGGTGTACTTCACGAGCGAATAAAAAGTGCACAGGCCGAAAAAGAAAGCCTCTCAACACTACTTCGGCAAGAGAATGATAAACTCGCCCAGCAACTGGCCCACGAGCGTGCAGAACTGGCCTCGGCAAGCCAGGCATTGGAGAGTACGCGGTCTTACTACCAAGCCGAAAAGGATAAGCTTCGCGAGCAAAAGGCCGAGATCGAGCAGTTGAGGCAGCATTTTCAACGCGAATTCGAGAACGTATCGGCCCGGTTGCTAAAGGAGCGGTCGCTCGAGTTCATGGAGGCCAGCAAAGGTCAGCTCGACCATATCCTCAACCCTTTGAAAGAGAACATTAAGGCCTTTGAAGAGAAGGTAGAGAAGGTATATAATGCCGAGGCGGCCGAACGCAACGTACTTAAAGGCGAGATCAACCGCCTGATGGAACTGAACCGCCTCATGAGTGTGGAGACCCAGAACCTTACCCGTGCCTTAAAAGGTGATAACAAAAAGCAAGGCAACTGGGGCGAATTTATCTTAGAGAAAGTACTTGAGCGGTCGGGCCTCATCAAGGACCGTGAGTACCGCTTACAGGCCGCGCACGAGGCACAAGATGGTACACGCTTTATGCCCGATGCCATTATTGACCTGCCCGATGGTAAACACCTCATCATTGATTCCAAAGTATCGCTGATCGCCTATGAACGGCTGGTGAACGCTGACACCGAGGACGAGCGTAAACTGTTTGCCAAGGAGCATGTGATGTCTTTACGCAACCACGTGATGGGACTATCGTCAAAGAACTATCACGACCTGCAAAAGCTCAACTCTCCCGACTTTGTGCTGCTGTTCGTTCCTATCGAATCATCGTTCAGCTTTGCGGTGCAGCTGGACGCCGACCTGTTCAACGACGCGTGGGACAAGCGTGTGGTGATCGTAAGCCCATCAACCTTACTGGCTACCCTGCGCACCATTGCCAGCATGTGGAAACAAGAGCGCCAGAACCGTAACGTGATGGAGATCGCCCGCCTGAGCGGCGATATGTATGATAAATTCGTAGGCTTTTTGACCGATATGGATAGCATTGGCCGCAACCTCAAGCAAAGCCAGGACGCTTATGAAAAAGCGCTCAACAAACTGAGTGAAGGCCGCGGCAACCTCACCGCCACTGCCGAGCGCATAAAGGGGCTTGGCGCAAAGGCCAACAAACAGATACCGCCCAGCGCCCTAAAGGACGACCTGGAGTAA
- a CDS encoding PSP1 domain-containing protein, producing MTNGCSKLDVYDWLSHMDMPSSYKPFQVVEIKFKGSRKDFYLNADNIYLEAGELVAVETATGGYDVGHVSLTGELVRMQMVKRHVKEADVTKKIYRRASPADVDKWKLAKELEWETMHKARKLALDLNLSMKISDVDYQGDKTKATFYYTAEGRVDFRELIKKMAESFRIRIEMRQIGMRQEASRLGGIGSCGRELCCSTWLTDFKTVSTSAARYQNLSLNTLKLAGQCGKLKCCLNYELDGYMDALKHIPDNVNYLRTQQGDAKLQKTDIFKRLMWFSIPGFENWIVLPINRVKEIQKLNKEGVTPEYLADEVIEKEPEAKKLDYENVVGQDSLTRLDDRSRDRNRPKKNKNKKPGSGENRPKDQQQAGGGERKPQQPRDQQPKQRNDQPKREQQPRQPQQQQQQARDKNVNKEATAATPEGAKTEGGGARRNNRRRPNRNRGGNNNNNQQPQAPQA from the coding sequence ATGACCAACGGCTGTAGTAAGCTGGATGTGTATGACTGGCTATCGCACATGGATATGCCCTCCAGCTATAAGCCTTTCCAGGTGGTGGAGATCAAATTCAAAGGATCGCGTAAGGATTTTTACCTTAACGCCGACAATATATACTTAGAGGCCGGTGAACTGGTAGCCGTTGAGACCGCTACCGGCGGTTATGACGTAGGCCACGTATCGCTCACGGGCGAACTGGTGCGCATGCAAATGGTCAAACGCCACGTTAAAGAGGCCGATGTGACCAAAAAGATCTATCGCCGTGCTTCACCAGCCGACGTGGATAAGTGGAAACTGGCCAAAGAACTGGAGTGGGAGACCATGCATAAGGCCCGCAAACTGGCGCTTGACCTTAACCTGAGCATGAAGATCAGTGATGTGGATTACCAGGGCGACAAGACCAAGGCCACCTTTTATTACACTGCCGAAGGCCGTGTGGATTTCAGGGAGCTGATCAAAAAGATGGCCGAATCGTTCCGCATCCGTATCGAGATGCGCCAGATCGGGATGCGTCAGGAAGCCAGTCGTTTAGGCGGTATCGGCTCTTGCGGCCGCGAACTGTGCTGCTCTACCTGGCTTACCGATTTTAAAACGGTATCTACCTCAGCCGCGCGCTATCAAAATCTATCGCTCAATACTTTAAAGCTGGCCGGCCAGTGCGGTAAGCTGAAATGCTGCCTCAACTACGAGCTGGATGGTTACATGGATGCGTTAAAACACATCCCCGATAACGTGAACTACCTGCGAACCCAACAGGGCGACGCCAAGCTGCAAAAGACAGATATCTTTAAACGCTTGATGTGGTTCAGTATACCCGGTTTTGAGAACTGGATCGTGCTGCCGATCAATCGTGTTAAAGAGATCCAAAAGCTCAATAAAGAAGGCGTAACGCCTGAATACCTGGCCGATGAGGTGATCGAGAAAGAACCGGAGGCCAAAAAGCTTGATTACGAGAACGTGGTAGGTCAGGACAGCTTGACACGTTTGGATGATCGCAGCCGCGACCGTAACAGGCCTAAAAAGAACAAGAACAAAAAACCGGGTAGTGGTGAGAACAGGCCGAAGGACCAGCAGCAAGCTGGCGGCGGTGAGCGCAAACCACAGCAGCCAAGGGATCAGCAGCCTAAACAGCGTAATGATCAGCCCAAGCGTGAGCAGCAACCGCGTCAGCCTCAGCAGCAACAACAACAAGCCCGCGACAAGAACGTTAATAAAGAAGCCACTGCAGCAACTCCAGAAGGTGCAAAGACCGAGGGCGGAGGTGCGCGCCGTAACAACAGGCGCAGGCCTAACCGTAACCGTGGCGGCAATAACAATAATAACCAGCAACCACAGGCCCCACAGGCATAA
- the ruvX gene encoding Holliday junction resolvase RuvX — MARVMAFDYGTKRIGVAVTDPMQMIATGLDTIHPNQIIDYLKRYLLTEQVETFVVGEPKQMDNTPSQSAMHVRGFVNLLKKTFPEIPVEMLDERFTSKMASAAILAGGVKKAGRQNKALVDTVSAVILLQSWMEGRAFKF, encoded by the coding sequence ATGGCCCGAGTTATGGCTTTTGATTATGGTACCAAGCGCATTGGCGTGGCCGTTACCGACCCTATGCAAATGATCGCCACCGGGTTAGACACGATACACCCCAACCAGATCATCGACTACCTGAAGCGCTATTTGCTGACCGAACAAGTGGAGACCTTTGTAGTGGGCGAGCCGAAGCAGATGGACAACACGCCATCGCAGTCGGCAATGCATGTAAGGGGTTTTGTGAATCTGTTAAAGAAGACCTTTCCGGAGATACCGGTGGAGATGCTTGATGAGCGCTTCACATCTAAAATGGCCTCGGCCGCTATACTGGCCGGTGGGGTCAAAAAAGCAGGACGACAAAATAAAGCTTTGGTGGATACAGTATCGGCCGTTATCCTTCTCCAATCATGGATGGAAGGCCGGGCATTCAAATTTTAG